The segment CCAGGGAGCCTGCAACTTTACAGGCGGACAGGTCTTTAAGACCCTCCCGACCTTCCTCAAAAGCCCTTCCTCCCAGAATAACCGGAATACGGGCAAGCGGTGCTTCCCGGCGCAGCCTGTGGATCAGCAGTTCCCCGGAGTCCCTGTTTTCGCTGAGGGTGGCGGAGAATGCCAGCAGATCAGGCCGTGCGGAGAGAAGAAGGGATATCAACTGGTCCGTCGGGACCTTGTCTCCCAGAAAAAATGCCCGCCAGCCGGCCTGCTCCAGCAGGTCCCGGAGCATCCTGATTCCGATGCTGTGACTCTCTCCCGGAACGGTGGCACAGATGCACAGTTTGTCCGATGGCGGAACCCCGGGGTAACAGGTCCGCAGACGCTCCATGAATCCTTCCACGGCGTGGCTGATTATATGCTCCTCCGCTACTGAAATACTGCCTTCGGCCCAGAGTTCCCCTGTCATGATCAGGAGAGGTTCCAGACTGCGGAGATAGATTTCCTTCATGGGGACACCGGATTTAACTGACCGCTCCACCTTTTCCCAGGCTTCCAGATCCCTGCCTCCCAGGATTGAGCTGATCATCTCCTTTGGGGAGAGGGGCTTTTCTGGATCTCGTCTTTCAGAATCCGGGATGGCATCTGTGTTTGCCCGGACTCCCAGTATCCTGTCCAGGGATGCGTCGAAGAGCTCCGCCAGGGCCACGAGTTTCTGCTGGTCCGGAAAACGGCTGTTATTTTCATAGTTGGCTATGGTTGTCTGTCCTACTCCCAATACCTGGGCAACCTGCTTCTGACTCATTCTGTTTTTTTTGCGGTAGTACCGCAGC is part of the Marispirochaeta aestuarii genome and harbors:
- a CDS encoding cobalamin-dependent protein (Presence of a B(12) (cobalamin)-binding domain implies dependence on cobalamin itself, in one of its several forms, or in some unusual lineages, dependence on a cobalamin-like analog.), with the protein product MEQQFGQWLRYYRKKNRMSQKQVAQVLGVGQTTIANYENNSRFPDQQKLVALAELFDASLDRILGVRANTDAIPDSERRDPEKPLSPKEMISSILGGRDLEAWEKVERSVKSGVPMKEIYLRSLEPLLIMTGELWAEGSISVAEEHIISHAVEGFMERLRTCYPGVPPSDKLCICATVPGESHSIGIRMLRDLLEQAGWRAFFLGDKVPTDQLISLLLSARPDLLAFSATLSENRDSGELLIHRLRREAPLARIPVILGGRAFEEGREGLKDLSACKVAGSLAEGLLIAEELVQYKVYSP